Genomic segment of Vibrio celticus:
TTTTGATACACCGACTACAGTATTTGTTTGAGTACTCTGTCGGCTTTCACACGAGTGATCTTACGAATCAACTTCTGAACTTCCATCGGGTAGCTCTCTACCTTGTCTAACTGCTTATAAGTACAGATAAGCTGAGTGTGTTGAAGGATGTTATCCACTTCGGCCTGGAACTTGTCTGTTAGATGATGGTAGTTATCTTGGATAAAGATACCGTTTTCTAGATCTAGCTTCCATGCGCGTGGGTTTAGGTTATTACCTGTTAGTAGCATGTAGCGTTTATCTACCCATATGCCCTTTAGGTGGAAGCTATTAGAATCGTGTTGCCAAAGTCGAATTGATAGATTACGGCTAGCAATATGAGCTTCATTCGCTTTAGCGAAACGACGTAAGTTCAGTTCGTACAGGTATGGCAGACCACCAATCGTTTTAAATTCTTCTTCTGGCGAGATAAAGAAATCATTTGCTGTCTTATCGCCAACAACAATGCTGACCTTTACACCACGCTTAAGTGCTTTCTTCACTTCTTTAGCTAGGCTAGGTGGGAAGTTGAAGTAAGGTGTGCAGATGAAGATTTCATCTTTAGCTTGAGCGACGAGTTGATTGATTCCCTGATTCAGACGGTTACGTCTTTTACCGATACCAACCAATGGTGTTACAGCAACTTGGTCTGCTGAAACCTCTTGACCATCGAATTGATACTGAGACCTTGCCAATGATGCTCGAAACTGACGAATCGCTGGTTTCAGTTCTTTGGTCGCAGGCTTGTTCTTATCTGCCAGGTCATAAACAGCGCTGTCCGCAACCATCTGTTCGTGTACGTAGGTAAACATTGCGTCAGCAAGAGCCGCGTTGTTTAAAACGTGGTAACGATCAAAGCGATAGCGGTCATGGTAATTCAGGTAGATATTGTTAAGGCTTGCACCGCTGTATATCACGCTGTCATCGACGATAAAGCCTTTTAGGTGCAGTACGCCAAAGACTTCTTTGCCGCGAACGGGAATGCCATAGACAGGCACAGAGTGCTGATATTTTTCTGCAAACTCTTTATACATGGCTGCATTGCCTTCAGAAGACTCTGCACCAATCAATCCACGCTGCGCTCGGTGCCAATCGACACAAACGCTCACGTCTAATTCCGGATTCTTTTGCTTTGCTTCATATAAGGCAGTTAGGATCTCACGGCCAGCCTCATCATCTTCAAGGTACAAAGCGACTAAACTAATACGAGTAGTTGCGCGAGATATCTCATCAAGTAGGCGAGTTCGAAACTCTTGCGCTGATAGTAGTACTTCAAACTTGTCAGGATTCTGCGCTATGGTTGGCAACTGTATGAATGGATTCCTACTGGCAATCATATTGACTGTTTTACCTTAAAAATATGCAAAATTGCGAACCTTTAATTTTACCAAAGGGATAGCACCAAATACTAGATAATCGAGGCATTCTCTAACAATTTTGCTGATAATGCATAGGAATGAGATCTTTTCCGCTATTCGAATAGCGCTCGTATAAAACTCTTAAACCATTTGGTAGATCTTTAGGGTCTACTTGCACGAATTTGTGTCGCGCATAAAAATTGGTGAGATGAGCGTAAGCAAAGCAGTAATCGTCTTCAGAAAGCGTATGTTGCGCACAATAATCCATAAGCTGGGAGCCTAATTGCTGACCGCGATGTTGTTTTGATATCGCCATTCCAGTAAGTAAACGATTATTTTCTATTGTACGAAAACGCACGACACCGCACAGCTCGTCATCCAGCAATAACGAGTAGATCAGTTCACTCTTATTCGCTTTTCCCGTTGGGTAGTGTTCTTTATAGAAACGTTTAACTAGGGGAACCTTTACTGGGTCTAATTGAGTAATGATGACATTGTTCATTCAGTCACTGCGCCATTGGTTTATCTGCTGTAGAATGACCGCAGTGTAAGTTAATTGAATATCGCCATGCAATTCCATCTCAATGCTAGTTTAAAAAATGTTCATACTTTTTCCATCGATCAGACGTGTGATGCGTTGGTTGAAGTCACCACTACCGAAGAACTGATTTCGCTTTACAAAGACCCTAAATGGTCAGCTTTGCCTAAGTTAATACTGGGTAAGGGCAGTAATATGCTTTTTACTGAGCACTTCGCTGGCCTGGTCATCGTGAATAAATTAGCCGGGATTGAGCTGGCTGAGACGGACAGTCATCACCTACTGCATGTAAGTGGTGGCGAGGATTGGCCAAGCTTGGTTGAGTGGAGTGTGGATAAAGGGCTGGGTGGTCTAGAAAACCTAGCAATGATACCCGGCTGTTCCGGCTCTGCTCCGATTCAAAATATTGGTGCGTATGGAGTTGAGCTGCAAGACGTATGCGAGTATGTCGATATTCTGTGTCTGGATACTTATACAGTTAAGCGACTAAGCAAAGAAGAGTGTCTCTTTGGTTACCGAGACTCTATCTTCAAACACGCTCTCTGCGATAAAGCGATTGTTGTTGCGATTGGTTTAACGTTGCCGAAAGAGTGGGAGCCATGTAATCACTATGGCCCGTTAAAAAGCCTATCAGCCGATACGCTCTCTCCTCGCACTATATTTGATGAAGTGTGTGCTATTCGTTCAAGTAAGCTGCCAGACCCTAGAGTACAAGGGAATGCGGGTAGCTTCTTCAAAAACCCGGTGATCACCCAAGATCATTTTGATCGCTTGTTAGCTCTATATCCAAATATTGTCGGCTATGAGAGTAATGACATGATCAAAGTTGCTGCTGGCTGGCTGATTGATCAATGCCAGTTCAAGGGTGTAACAGAAGGTGGCGCTCAGGTTCACCCCAACCAAGCATTGGTTATTATCAATTATGATGAGGCTTCTGCTGTGGATATCCTTAAGCTTGCAGAGCGAGTGCGCCAGTCCGTCTTGAATAAATTCGATATTCGATTGGAACATGAAGTGCGCTTTATGGGACGAGACTGCGAGACAAACCTAGACAAGGCTTTGGAGTCATTGGTATGAGAGAACACAGTACCAAGCTTGCACTATTGAGATGCCTTGCTGACGGTGAGTTTCATTCAGGTGAAGACCTAGGTGAAATGATTGGTGTATCACGAGCGGCTATCAGTAAGCACATTAAAGGTATTCAAGAGTGGGGTTTAGATATCTATCGAGTACAAGGCAAGGGTTACAAGCTAGCCAGTCGTTTGGATATGCTTGACCAAGAAAAATTGTCTGCAGTTAGTCGCGATGCTTCTCTTGAACTCATTCCTATCATGGGTTCTACAAACCAACACCTATTAGAGCGTACTAACACTCTCGAATCGGGTTCTGTCTGTATTGCTGAATATCAAGCTGCGGGTCGTGGACGCCGTGGACGAGAGTGGGTATCGCCATTCGGTGCAAACCTCTATCTTTCAATGTATTGGAGACTTGACGCAGGGATGGCTGCCGCGATGGGCTTAAGCCTTGTGGTTGGTGTTGCTGTTGTTGAAGCTTTGGAAGAAATGGGTGTAGAAGGTGTAAAGCTCAAATGGCCGAACGACCTCTACCACAATGATAAGAAGCTTGCAGGTATCTTGGTCGAGTTGTCAGGACAGTCTGGTGGCGCTGCGCATATTGTGATTGGTTTAGGGCTAAACCTATCCATGGATCCAACAACATCAGGTATTGGCCAGCCATGGACTTCCCTTAAAGAAGTGTGTGATGGAAAGGTACCTGACCGTAATCAATTAGCGCAGGCTCTGATCAATGCTTGGGATAAATCTCTTGTCGATTATGAGCTGAAAGGAATGTCCAATTTTGTAGAGCGTTGGAACCGCTTGGATAATTTCTTAGGTCGCAATGTTAGGCTGATCATTGGACCTAGAGAAATTGAAGGTGTTGTTCAAGGCATCGATGAACAAGGCGCTGTATTACTCAAAACTGAGAATGGTATCGAGAGCTATATTGGTGGTGAGATATCGCTAAGAAAAGGCGATTAAGGCGTTACTATTTTCTTAGTAACACTTCTTCAACCATATGATCTGCGCCTTTACGTAGTATCAGGTGAGCCCTTTCTCTTGTCGGAAGGATATTTTGTTCAAGGTTCAAGCCATTAATTGAACTCCAGATACCTTCCGCTTTATCCAATGCGGCTTGGTTCGATAATTTAGTGTAATGACTAAAGTAAGAGCCAGGCTTAGTAAACGCCCCATCGCGGAATTTCATAAAACGATTGACGTACCACTCTTTGATTTGTTGGCTATCAGCGTCAACATAGAGTGAGAAATCAAGGAAGTCTGAAATAAACACGCGATGTGGTTCGTGTGGATAATTCATACCGGTTTGTAAGACATTAAGTCCTTCAATAATAAGTACATCTGGTAGGTCGACGCACTTAACGTCATCAGTAATGTTGTACGTAAGATGCGAGTAAACAGGTGCTGTGACATTTCTCTTGCATGCCTTTACATCCGAAACAAAGTTCACTAAACGCTTGATATCGTAAGACTCCGGAAAGCCCTTTTTGCTCATCAACCCTTTCTCTTCTAACACCTCGTTTGGATATAAAAAGCCATCGGTTGTCACTAGTTCAACTTTTGGGTGGTTTTCCCAGCGAGAGAGTAGGGCTTTAAGCAGGCGCGCAGTGGTACTTTTGCCAACGGCTACGCTACCCGCAATACCGATGATAAAAGGTGGCGCTTTCTCTTTCTTATCTAGAAATTGGTGGAGTACAGAGTTTCTATTCTGTCTGGCTGCCACATAGAGGTTCAATAGACGAGATAGCGGTAGATAGATCTCTACTGCCTCTTCCATTGTGAGCTTTTCATTGATGCCTTGAAGCTCTTTTAAGTCGCTCTCAGAAAGTGTCATCGGAACTAAATTCCTTAGCTCAGACCAACGTTCGCGGTCAAATGACATAAATGGGCTCATACAAAACTCTATAGTGGATAACAAAACAAGTGCATGGAAAATACATCAAGCGATAGATAAATAAAATATCTTCCTGTATTAGATGCGGGTTAAAGACGTAAACCTTGAGCTAAATAGCCGTATGTAGGAGTTTGGTCAGAGAATTTTGCACTTTTTTTCAATTTACTATTGCAAGGTGGAAAATCATTCAATAAAATGCGCCCCACTTGTGCCGACTTAGCTCAGTAGGTAGAGCAACTGACTTGTAATCAGTAGGTCACCAGTTCGATTCCGGTAGTCGGCACCACTTTCTCCCTTCCTATAAGGCAAGCGAGAGAAAGCTCAAAATTTGGAGAGGTTCCCGAGTGGCCAAAGGGAGCAGACTGTAAATCTGTTGGCACTGCCTTCGATGGTTCGAATCCGTCCCTCTCCACCATATTCTAAAGGTTAAATAGCTCAAACAGAGTTACGTGTTGCGTGCATCGTATAATGGCTATTACCTCAGCCTTCCAAGCTGATGATGCGGGTTCGATTCCCGCTGCACGCTCCAACTCATTTTGTGTGCTGATATAGCTCAGTCGGTAGAGCGCACCCTTGGTAAGGGTGAGGTCCCCAGTTCGACTCTGGGTATTAGCACCAGTCTAAAGCTTCTTCTCCTTTAATAAAGAAAACCATTTTTTTTGGTTGCGTGGTCTTATTTTAAGCCACCTAATCCGTACCTAGAGGGACACCCCATGTCTAAAGAAAAATTTGAACGTACGAAACCGCACGTAAACGTTGGTAC
This window contains:
- the birA gene encoding bifunctional biotin--[acetyl-CoA-carboxylase] ligase/biotin operon repressor BirA translates to MREHSTKLALLRCLADGEFHSGEDLGEMIGVSRAAISKHIKGIQEWGLDIYRVQGKGYKLASRLDMLDQEKLSAVSRDASLELIPIMGSTNQHLLERTNTLESGSVCIAEYQAAGRGRRGREWVSPFGANLYLSMYWRLDAGMAAAMGLSLVVGVAVVEALEEMGVEGVKLKWPNDLYHNDKKLAGILVELSGQSGGAAHIVIGLGLNLSMDPTTSGIGQPWTSLKEVCDGKVPDRNQLAQALINAWDKSLVDYELKGMSNFVERWNRLDNFLGRNVRLIIGPREIEGVVQGIDEQGAVLLKTENGIESYIGGEISLRKGD
- the pssA gene encoding CDP-diacylglycerol--serine O-phosphatidyltransferase; this translates as MIASRNPFIQLPTIAQNPDKFEVLLSAQEFRTRLLDEISRATTRISLVALYLEDDEAGREILTALYEAKQKNPELDVSVCVDWHRAQRGLIGAESSEGNAAMYKEFAEKYQHSVPVYGIPVRGKEVFGVLHLKGFIVDDSVIYSGASLNNIYLNYHDRYRFDRYHVLNNAALADAMFTYVHEQMVADSAVYDLADKNKPATKELKPAIRQFRASLARSQYQFDGQEVSADQVAVTPLVGIGKRRNRLNQGINQLVAQAKDEIFICTPYFNFPPSLAKEVKKALKRGVKVSIVVGDKTANDFFISPEEEFKTIGGLPYLYELNLRRFAKANEAHIASRNLSIRLWQHDSNSFHLKGIWVDKRYMLLTGNNLNPRAWKLDLENGIFIQDNYHHLTDKFQAEVDNILQHTQLICTYKQLDKVESYPMEVQKLIRKITRVKADRVLKQIL
- a CDS encoding GNAT family N-acetyltransferase; this translates as MNNVIITQLDPVKVPLVKRFYKEHYPTGKANKSELIYSLLLDDELCGVVRFRTIENNRLLTGMAISKQHRGQQLGSQLMDYCAQHTLSEDDYCFAYAHLTNFYARHKFVQVDPKDLPNGLRVLYERYSNSGKDLIPMHYQQNC
- the coaA gene encoding type I pantothenate kinase is translated as MSPFMSFDRERWSELRNLVPMTLSESDLKELQGINEKLTMEEAVEIYLPLSRLLNLYVAARQNRNSVLHQFLDKKEKAPPFIIGIAGSVAVGKSTTARLLKALLSRWENHPKVELVTTDGFLYPNEVLEEKGLMSKKGFPESYDIKRLVNFVSDVKACKRNVTAPVYSHLTYNITDDVKCVDLPDVLIIEGLNVLQTGMNYPHEPHRVFISDFLDFSLYVDADSQQIKEWYVNRFMKFRDGAFTKPGSYFSHYTKLSNQAALDKAEGIWSSINGLNLEQNILPTRERAHLILRKGADHMVEEVLLRK
- the murB gene encoding UDP-N-acetylmuramate dehydrogenase, which codes for MQFHLNASLKNVHTFSIDQTCDALVEVTTTEELISLYKDPKWSALPKLILGKGSNMLFTEHFAGLVIVNKLAGIELAETDSHHLLHVSGGEDWPSLVEWSVDKGLGGLENLAMIPGCSGSAPIQNIGAYGVELQDVCEYVDILCLDTYTVKRLSKEECLFGYRDSIFKHALCDKAIVVAIGLTLPKEWEPCNHYGPLKSLSADTLSPRTIFDEVCAIRSSKLPDPRVQGNAGSFFKNPVITQDHFDRLLALYPNIVGYESNDMIKVAAGWLIDQCQFKGVTEGGAQVHPNQALVIINYDEASAVDILKLAERVRQSVLNKFDIRLEHEVRFMGRDCETNLDKALESLV